The Prochlorococcus marinus CUG1416 genome has a segment encoding these proteins:
- a CDS encoding aspartate aminotransferase family protein has product MNTYSRFDISFKKGKGCWLWDKTGKKYLDAVAGIATCSLGHSDRVLRRRLSTQLKKIQHISNLYNIEEQEQLSRTLTNMSCAESVFFCNSGAEANESAIKLIKKFGNTRNEGKESIILAAESSFHGRTLAALSATGQPKYQKGFEPMIKGFKFFEFNNFDSVKKLFEDCENNDQKISGVLVEPIQGEGGVIPGSKIFFKSLRDICDKYNSLLILDEVQSGVGRTGKMWGYENLGIEPDGFTLAKGLGGGHAIGALLVKEKANIFSPGDHASTFGGNPFACKAALTVLEEINRRNLINNVYLRGEQLSAGFEKLSKKFPNIISGKRGLGLIQGLLINDDYADAKKITLKAFDKGLLVVPAGGNVVRIVPPLVISRREINILLDKLNSIFEEL; this is encoded by the coding sequence ATGAATACTTATAGTCGATTCGATATATCTTTCAAAAAAGGGAAAGGTTGTTGGCTATGGGACAAAACAGGTAAAAAGTATCTTGATGCAGTTGCTGGTATAGCGACTTGTAGTCTTGGCCATAGCGATAGAGTTTTAAGAAGAAGGCTATCGACTCAACTAAAAAAGATTCAACATATTTCAAATCTCTACAACATTGAAGAACAAGAACAATTAAGCAGAACTTTAACGAATATGAGTTGTGCTGAAAGCGTTTTTTTCTGCAATAGTGGCGCAGAAGCAAATGAATCAGCTATTAAATTAATAAAGAAATTTGGAAATACAAGAAATGAAGGGAAAGAATCAATTATTCTCGCAGCAGAATCCAGCTTTCATGGCAGAACATTGGCAGCCTTAAGTGCGACTGGTCAGCCCAAATATCAAAAAGGTTTCGAACCTATGATTAAAGGATTTAAGTTTTTTGAATTTAACAATTTTGATTCAGTAAAAAAATTATTTGAAGATTGTGAAAATAATGATCAAAAGATTTCTGGTGTATTAGTTGAACCAATACAAGGAGAAGGTGGCGTAATTCCTGGAAGTAAAATATTTTTTAAAAGCCTAAGAGATATATGTGATAAATATAATTCTCTTCTCATTTTAGATGAGGTTCAAAGTGGAGTAGGTCGAACTGGGAAAATGTGGGGTTATGAAAATTTAGGAATTGAACCTGATGGATTCACCCTTGCTAAAGGATTAGGAGGAGGTCATGCAATTGGAGCATTATTGGTAAAAGAAAAAGCTAACATTTTTTCTCCAGGAGATCATGCAAGCACTTTTGGAGGGAACCCATTCGCCTGCAAGGCTGCCTTAACTGTATTAGAAGAAATAAATAGAAGAAATCTTATCAATAATGTTTATCTAAGAGGGGAACAATTAAGTGCTGGTTTTGAAAAATTGTCAAAAAAATTTCCAAATATTATTAGCGGGAAAAGAGGTTTAGGTTTAATACAAGGTCTTCTTATAAATGATGATTATGCTGATGCAAAAAAAATTACATTAAAAGCTTTTGATAAAGGATTACTTGTAGTTCCTGCAGGAGGAAATGTTGTAAGGATTGTCCCACCATTAGTTATATCTCGAAGAGAAATTAATATTCTTTTGGATAAGCTAAATTCAATTTTTGAAGAGTTATAG
- a CDS encoding D-alanine--D-alanine ligase family protein, giving the protein MIGGKKKCIGLIFGGNSNEHEVSISSAKTVYQAFNSEINKERFTVKAFYINKYGDWLDSDSSEKILIGEIENNKTIKQEIFNQEKFNFLDGIEFQNVDVWFPLLHGFNGEDGSIHGLLRFTKKPLVGCGIIGSALGMDKILMKTIFSNLKLPQVNYLVFRNEDLNDKEVKQKLINQILKKLNFPLFVKPSNSGSSLGISKVKNKSEILQALNKAWEIDPRILVEEGLDVREIECGIIGKSKLLTSEIGEVTYESDWYDYDSKYNLNNKITIPAEIDSKTAKHIKEIAIQSCRALNIFGFARVDFFLEKSSNKILLNEINTIPGFTKNSMFPMLWKASGLNIEQLVAKLVETSLDL; this is encoded by the coding sequence ATGATCGGGGGTAAGAAAAAATGTATTGGGTTAATATTTGGCGGGAATTCCAATGAACATGAAGTATCGATATCCTCTGCGAAAACAGTTTATCAAGCATTTAATTCAGAAATAAACAAAGAACGCTTTACAGTTAAAGCCTTTTACATAAACAAATATGGAGATTGGCTTGATAGTGATAGTTCAGAAAAAATCCTAATTGGTGAAATTGAAAACAATAAAACAATAAAACAAGAAATCTTTAATCAAGAAAAATTTAACTTCCTTGACGGAATTGAATTTCAAAATGTTGATGTTTGGTTTCCTCTTTTACATGGATTTAATGGTGAAGACGGATCAATTCATGGCTTACTTAGATTTACAAAGAAGCCTTTAGTAGGGTGTGGAATTATTGGCTCTGCACTTGGAATGGATAAAATATTGATGAAAACAATTTTCTCAAATCTTAAACTTCCACAAGTTAATTATCTAGTTTTTCGAAATGAAGATCTCAACGATAAGGAAGTAAAACAAAAGTTAATTAATCAAATTTTAAAAAAATTAAATTTTCCTCTTTTTGTTAAACCCTCTAACTCTGGATCTTCTCTTGGCATATCTAAAGTTAAAAATAAATCAGAAATATTACAAGCATTGAACAAGGCTTGGGAAATAGATCCAAGAATCTTAGTAGAGGAAGGTTTAGATGTAAGAGAGATTGAATGCGGAATAATTGGCAAGTCAAAACTCCTAACCTCTGAGATAGGAGAAGTAACCTACGAAAGTGATTGGTATGATTACGATTCAAAATACAACTTAAATAACAAGATAACTATCCCAGCAGAAATAGATTCTAAAACTGCCAAACACATTAAAGAAATTGCTATTCAAAGTTGTAGGGCACTAAATATTTTTGGTTTTGCAAGGGTAGATTTCTTTTTAGAAAAATCTTCAAATAAAATCTTATTAAATGAAATAAATACAATTCCTGGTTTTACAAAAAACAGTATGTTTCCAATGCTTTGGAAAGCTTCAGGTTTAAATATTGAACAACTTGTGGCTAAACTAGTAGAGACATCTCTTGATTTATAA
- the miaB gene encoding tRNA (N6-isopentenyl adenosine(37)-C2)-methylthiotransferase MiaB has product MLTKTKPDEKNFQTNSTTGSYWITTFGCQMNKADSERMAGTLEKMGYTRADNELNADLVLYNTCTIRDNAEQKVYSFLGRQAKRKHKTPSLKLVVTGCLAQQEGESLLRRVPELDLVMGPQHVNNLENLLGKVDLGNQVAATEETFISEDITSARRESSICGWVNIIYGCNEKCSYCVVPSVRGKEQSRYPNAIKSEIQKLADDNFKEVTLLGQNIDAYGRDLPGTTKEGRKENTLTDLLYYVHDVKGIHRIRFATSHPRYFSKRLIQACYELDKVCEHFHIPFQSGNDEILKQMSRGYTIKKYKNIIENIRSLMPDASITADAIVAFPGESEQQYQDTLKLISEIGFDQVNTAAYSPRPNTPAAVWSNQLSEEVKKARLQEINDLVEKTARSRNQRYINNIESILIEGLNPKNSSQIMGRTRTNRLTFVEIPKNINFNFSLGDEIDVRINEARPFSLTGELYL; this is encoded by the coding sequence GTGCTGACAAAAACAAAACCAGACGAAAAAAATTTTCAAACGAATTCAACTACTGGCAGTTATTGGATAACCACATTTGGATGCCAAATGAACAAGGCTGATTCTGAGAGAATGGCTGGGACATTAGAGAAAATGGGATATACCAGAGCAGATAATGAATTAAATGCAGATTTGGTCTTGTATAATACATGCACAATCAGAGATAATGCGGAGCAAAAAGTTTATAGTTTTCTAGGAAGACAAGCAAAAAGGAAGCACAAAACACCTAGCTTAAAACTTGTAGTTACAGGTTGCCTTGCTCAGCAAGAGGGAGAGTCCTTACTAAGAAGAGTCCCAGAACTTGATCTGGTTATGGGGCCTCAACACGTAAATAATCTTGAGAATCTTCTGGGGAAAGTTGATTTAGGCAATCAAGTTGCTGCCACAGAAGAAACCTTCATTTCTGAAGACATAACAAGTGCCAGAAGAGAAAGCTCTATTTGTGGCTGGGTTAATATCATTTATGGATGTAATGAAAAATGTTCATATTGTGTAGTTCCTTCTGTCAGAGGGAAAGAGCAATCTAGATATCCAAATGCAATAAAAAGTGAGATCCAAAAATTAGCTGATGATAATTTTAAAGAAGTTACTCTTTTGGGGCAGAATATTGATGCTTATGGTAGAGATCTTCCAGGGACTACAAAAGAAGGGAGAAAAGAAAATACTTTAACTGATCTTTTATATTATGTTCACGATGTTAAAGGAATTCACAGAATAAGATTTGCGACTAGTCATCCAAGATATTTTTCAAAAAGATTAATTCAAGCTTGTTATGAACTTGATAAAGTCTGTGAACATTTCCATATTCCCTTCCAAAGTGGAAATGATGAAATCTTAAAGCAAATGTCCAGAGGATACACTATCAAAAAGTATAAAAACATTATTGAGAATATAAGATCATTAATGCCAGATGCATCAATCACAGCTGATGCCATAGTTGCTTTCCCAGGAGAAAGCGAACAACAATATCAAGATACATTAAAGCTAATATCAGAAATTGGTTTTGATCAAGTGAATACAGCAGCATACTCTCCAAGACCAAACACGCCTGCAGCAGTTTGGTCGAATCAACTTTCGGAAGAGGTAAAAAAAGCCAGATTACAGGAAATTAATGATTTAGTCGAGAAAACTGCTAGGAGTAGAAATCAAAGATATATCAATAATATCGAAAGCATTTTAATTGAGGGTTTAAATCCAAAAAATTCCTCGCAAATTATGGGTAGAACTAGAACAAATAGATTAACTTTCGTAGAGATTCCCAAAAACATTAACTTTAATTTTTCATTGGGAGATGAGATAGATGTCAGAATAAATGAAGCAAGACCTTTTTCTTTAACAGGCGAACTTTATTTATGA
- the ftsZ gene encoding cell division protein FtsZ gives MSFGNNPNFDQSREILPSQNAKIEVIGVGGGGSNAVNRMINSDLEGVSFRVLNTDAQALLQSSAESRVQLGQNLTRGLGAGGNPSIGQKAAEESKDELQQALEGSDLVFIAAGMGGGTGTGAAPVVAEVAKQSGALTVGIVTKPFSFEGKRRMRQAEEGIARLAENVDTLIVIPNDRLKDVIAGAPLQEAFRNADDVLRMGVKGISDIITRPGLVNVDFADVRSVMTEAGTALLGIGIGSGRSRALEAAQAAMNSPLLEAARIDGAKGCVINITGGKDMTLEDMTSASEIIYDVVDQEANIIVGAVVDEAMEGEIQVTVIATGFETNQPLKQQRIKNRLSNQTLYNMSDNKESGASIPEFLRLRQNKKDID, from the coding sequence ATGAGCTTCGGTAACAATCCAAACTTTGATCAATCGAGAGAAATCCTTCCAAGCCAAAACGCCAAAATAGAAGTTATTGGCGTTGGTGGTGGTGGAAGTAACGCAGTTAACAGAATGATAAATAGTGATTTAGAGGGTGTATCATTTCGAGTCCTTAACACTGATGCACAAGCGCTACTACAGTCTTCTGCAGAGAGTAGAGTCCAACTAGGGCAAAACCTTACCAGAGGGCTAGGCGCAGGAGGAAATCCAAGTATTGGCCAAAAAGCTGCGGAAGAATCTAAAGATGAGCTTCAACAAGCTTTAGAGGGGTCCGATCTAGTTTTCATAGCCGCTGGAATGGGCGGTGGAACTGGGACAGGGGCGGCTCCAGTAGTCGCAGAAGTAGCAAAACAAAGTGGTGCTTTAACAGTAGGAATAGTTACTAAACCATTTTCTTTTGAAGGTAAAAGAAGAATGCGTCAAGCAGAAGAAGGCATTGCAAGACTAGCTGAAAATGTAGATACTCTTATAGTAATCCCAAATGACCGATTAAAAGACGTTATAGCAGGAGCTCCGCTTCAAGAAGCATTTAGGAATGCCGATGATGTTTTAAGAATGGGCGTCAAAGGTATCAGTGACATAATTACTCGTCCAGGATTAGTTAATGTTGATTTCGCAGATGTAAGATCGGTTATGACAGAAGCAGGCACGGCTCTTCTTGGAATAGGTATTGGTTCAGGAAGATCGAGAGCATTAGAGGCAGCACAGGCAGCGATGAATAGTCCATTACTAGAAGCAGCTAGAATTGATGGTGCAAAAGGCTGCGTTATAAATATCACTGGTGGCAAAGATATGACTTTAGAAGACATGACCTCCGCATCTGAAATTATTTATGATGTCGTTGACCAAGAGGCAAATATTATCGTTGGTGCAGTTGTTGATGAGGCAATGGAAGGAGAAATACAAGTTACTGTAATTGCTACCGGATTTGAAACGAATCAACCTTTAAAACAACAACGAATAAAAAACAGATTGTCAAATCAAACCCTATATAATATGTCTGATAATAAAGAATCAGGAGCTAGTATTCCTGAGTTTTTGAGACTAAGACAAAATAAAAAAGATATAGATTAA
- the murA gene encoding UDP-N-acetylglucosamine 1-carboxyvinyltransferase, with translation MICVSKKKSYLKSQNLKIFGQGKLNGRVKISGAKNSALVLLAASLLTNERIILENVPRLTDIEKMGNILKNLGVNLVDKNNKIEIDSKNISVKELPYELVNGLRASFFCIGALLSKFGEAKVPLPGGCNIGSRPIDEHINGLKALGAEILIEEEIVKAKIKGKKNKLYGTDIKLKCPSVGATETLIMAASLAEGRTTIENAAREPEIQDLCQMLNKMGAKIYDAGKEKIIIDGVNKLGGCTHKVIPDRIEAGTFLIAAAATSSSITISPVIPIHLEAVTNKLQESGSKITIKGNSIKIKGKEIKGVDIDTAPYPGFPTDLQAPFTALMTIANGESRITETIFENRMNHIHLLKKMGASIKLNKNVAYIKGVKTIKGMDLVGSDLRSSAALIIAGIIAKGISKVYGLEHLDRGYENFESKLKMLGIKIAREFNKRTLTRSECKIDSEPKEIIDLRVA, from the coding sequence ATGATTTGCGTAAGCAAAAAGAAGTCATATCTTAAATCGCAAAATTTAAAGATTTTTGGCCAAGGTAAATTAAATGGAAGAGTTAAAATAAGTGGTGCGAAAAATTCAGCCTTGGTTTTGCTGGCGGCATCATTACTAACTAATGAAAGAATAATTCTTGAGAATGTTCCCCGTCTTACTGATATTGAAAAAATGGGAAATATTCTTAAGAATTTAGGAGTTAATTTGGTAGATAAAAACAATAAAATAGAGATAGATTCAAAAAATATTTCCGTTAAAGAACTTCCTTATGAACTTGTTAATGGACTAAGAGCTAGTTTCTTTTGTATTGGAGCTCTATTAAGTAAATTTGGAGAGGCTAAAGTCCCCTTACCTGGAGGTTGCAATATTGGTTCAAGGCCAATTGATGAGCACATTAATGGACTTAAAGCATTAGGTGCAGAAATTCTCATTGAAGAAGAAATTGTCAAGGCAAAAATAAAAGGAAAGAAAAATAAACTTTATGGTACTGATATCAAATTAAAGTGTCCAAGCGTAGGGGCAACTGAAACTTTAATAATGGCTGCATCTCTAGCCGAGGGACGGACTACTATTGAGAATGCTGCAAGAGAGCCCGAAATTCAGGATTTATGTCAAATGCTTAATAAAATGGGAGCAAAAATTTACGACGCTGGTAAAGAAAAAATAATTATTGATGGTGTTAATAAACTTGGTGGTTGTACGCATAAAGTAATTCCAGACAGAATAGAAGCTGGAACTTTTCTAATAGCTGCTGCTGCAACTTCCTCCTCCATTACAATTTCTCCTGTTATTCCTATACATCTTGAAGCTGTTACGAATAAGCTTCAAGAGAGTGGGAGTAAAATTACTATTAAAGGTAATTCAATTAAAATCAAGGGTAAAGAGATTAAAGGAGTAGACATTGATACAGCCCCCTACCCAGGATTTCCTACTGATTTGCAGGCACCATTTACAGCTCTAATGACGATCGCCAATGGTGAATCCAGGATAACTGAAACAATTTTCGAAAACAGAATGAATCATATTCATTTACTAAAGAAAATGGGTGCAAGTATAAAATTAAATAAAAATGTAGCTTATATCAAAGGTGTTAAAACAATTAAGGGGATGGATCTAGTTGGCTCAGATCTAAGGTCATCAGCCGCATTAATAATTGCTGGTATTATCGCTAAAGGTATTAGTAAGGTCTATGGTTTAGAGCATTTGGATAGAGGTTATGAAAATTTTGAATCAAAGCTAAAAATGTTGGGTATTAAAATAGCGAGAGAGTTTAATAAAAGAACTCTTACTCGGAGTGAATGTAAAATTGATTCTGAACCTAAAGAAATTATAGATTTAAGAGTTGCTTAG
- a CDS encoding cell division protein FtsQ/DivIB, which yields MTTKKQVNKRSLLFLILFLFSTSFLSLKTLKKVNIQDIRISGSELFSQNDVVNNSSLKFPIRLIFVKTNFLEKELKQNLSLKNISVSRQIFPFGLKVHVDTRTPIAYGERILNNEKILGFIDKDGSFINKQNVDETNLSKLTLQVFGWEKKFKKRLSEIIIAQENYEFELVKITFSSNGFLTIDEKDLKTIFLGFNPTLINYQLQIINNLKNEFKKNNFLKKIDNIDLTDPNRPKIKVFKP from the coding sequence GTGACAACCAAGAAACAAGTTAACAAGAGAAGTCTTTTATTTCTAATTTTATTTTTATTTTCAACAAGCTTCTTAAGCCTCAAAACCTTAAAGAAGGTGAATATTCAAGACATTAGGATTTCCGGTAGTGAATTATTCTCGCAGAATGATGTTGTAAATAATTCATCTTTAAAATTTCCAATCCGATTAATTTTTGTTAAAACTAACTTTTTAGAAAAAGAGTTAAAACAAAATTTATCGCTAAAGAATATTTCAGTAAGTAGACAAATATTTCCTTTTGGTTTAAAAGTTCATGTTGATACAAGAACTCCAATTGCTTACGGTGAAAGAATATTGAATAACGAAAAAATATTAGGTTTTATTGATAAAGATGGAAGTTTTATTAATAAACAAAATGTGGACGAAACAAATTTGAGCAAATTAACTTTACAAGTTTTTGGTTGGGAAAAAAAATTTAAAAAAAGATTATCTGAAATTATAATTGCCCAAGAGAATTATGAATTTGAGCTGGTTAAAATAACTTTTTCATCAAATGGATTTCTAACTATTGATGAAAAAGATTTAAAAACAATATTCCTAGGATTTAATCCAACTTTAATTAACTATCAATTACAAATAATCAATAACCTGAAAAATGAATTTAAAAAAAATAACTTTCTTAAAAAAATAGATAATATTGATCTTACTGATCCAAATAGACCTAAAATAAAAGTGTTCAAACCCTAA
- a CDS encoding FAD-binding oxidoreductase, producing MTSNRFNFIDKFREVNNLEIIESQSDVKRLSKDFYNYSPILTEKLDECIADLVVRPSDHKAVKEVAEICWEFSIPLTLRGSGTGNYGQAVPLFKGVVMQMSHFNKLEEFDPDTGFVKVQSGCVMGDLNKQLEKYGRELRLLPSTWKTATIGGFIAGGSGGIGSIRWGFLRDPGNLIGLEAVTMNEKSALLKFDAEESEPLNHAYGTNGIITSLFLATDIKRKWYSIVIDCIEFEKTIEILKNLTSAAIDLKLGAILEEEIVDQMPRWFKSNSRSHKILIQSTLGGTKTIELICKKFKVESTLLGEEEKLVNGISELVWNHTTLHMRSRDKNWTYLQMLLPLNNELELINFLRKKWGRKVLWHLEAVSQQGSPRLAALPVLKWNGIDELNEIMEDCKKLGAFIFNPHVLTVEGGGLGVVDADQVKAKLKFDPKGLLNPGKLEGWEVKEQFNI from the coding sequence ATGACATCAAATAGATTTAACTTTATAGACAAATTTAGGGAAGTTAACAACTTAGAGATTATTGAAAGCCAATCCGACGTAAAAAGACTTTCAAAAGATTTTTATAATTACTCTCCAATTCTGACTGAAAAATTAGACGAATGTATTGCTGATTTGGTGGTAAGACCTAGCGATCATAAAGCGGTAAAGGAAGTGGCAGAAATTTGTTGGGAATTTTCTATCCCACTTACTCTAAGGGGTTCAGGTACAGGTAATTACGGACAAGCTGTCCCATTGTTTAAAGGAGTTGTAATGCAGATGAGTCACTTTAATAAGTTAGAAGAATTTGATCCAGATACAGGTTTTGTAAAAGTACAGTCTGGATGTGTTATGGGAGATTTGAATAAACAATTAGAGAAATATGGGAGGGAATTGAGGTTACTTCCTAGTACTTGGAAAACTGCAACAATTGGAGGTTTTATTGCAGGTGGATCAGGAGGTATTGGGTCCATTAGGTGGGGATTTTTAAGAGATCCAGGAAATCTTATTGGTTTAGAGGCAGTAACTATGAATGAAAAATCTGCATTATTAAAATTTGATGCTGAAGAATCCGAACCTCTAAATCATGCTTATGGGACTAATGGAATTATTACTTCTTTATTCCTTGCTACTGATATCAAACGTAAGTGGTATTCAATAGTTATCGACTGTATTGAATTTGAAAAAACAATAGAAATATTAAAAAATCTTACGAGCGCAGCAATTGATCTGAAATTAGGAGCAATTCTTGAAGAAGAAATTGTAGATCAAATGCCAAGATGGTTTAAAAGTAATTCTAGAAGTCACAAGATATTAATTCAATCTACTCTTGGAGGAACAAAAACCATCGAGCTTATTTGTAAAAAATTCAAAGTTGAATCTACCCTCCTTGGGGAAGAAGAAAAACTCGTCAATGGAATTTCTGAACTCGTATGGAATCATACAACTCTTCATATGAGGTCTAGGGATAAAAATTGGACGTATTTACAGATGCTTTTGCCACTTAATAATGAACTAGAATTGATTAATTTTTTGAGAAAAAAATGGGGTAGAAAAGTTCTTTGGCATTTAGAGGCAGTTTCTCAACAAGGATCACCACGATTAGCGGCTTTGCCTGTATTAAAGTGGAATGGGATAGATGAATTAAATGAAATAATGGAAGATTGTAAGAAACTTGGTGCGTTTATTTTTAATCCCCATGTTTTAACTGTCGAAGGCGGAGGCCTAGGAGTGGTTGACGCAGATCAAGTAAAAGCGAAATTAAAATTTGATCCTAAAGGTCTATTAAATCCAGGAAAATTGGAAGGTTGGGAAGTAAAGGAACAATTTAATATTTAA
- a CDS encoding amidohydrolase family protein: protein MSNSGKAEVLIPRSLCLIEDIDNLIIDIEDLCSVSISWEDGFVSELKPLKNRVTKPKNILFPRFVETHSHFDKSFTWADFPNLESNYGGALSINLEEHKTRTTDKVLERVEKSLKLAIKNGYRAIRSHIDTYKSQSINIWIELFKLQKKFASELTLQFVALAPLEFWDTSNGEELAKIFSSYGGILGGVIVPPFNKKDTSKFLAKMLLLASKYKLEIDLHIDESIIEPGAGIKVLLETIENLNINNIPITCSHLSSLISLSHREILNLGEKMAEKNIKVIALPLTNFWLLNRSNKTTSLKRPVAPIKQLQKSHVDVSIGSDNVQDPWYPFGNFDPFYMLSCSIPMLQLNPWERMTLSSVFLAPSRLLNLKWDGLIKKGCPADFVILDAQRWADVFSSTLKRKVFIKGDLYC, encoded by the coding sequence TTGAGTAATTCCGGCAAAGCTGAGGTTCTTATTCCCAGAAGCCTTTGTTTAATAGAAGATATTGATAACCTCATTATTGATATAGAGGATTTATGTTCAGTTTCCATTAGTTGGGAGGATGGATTTGTCTCTGAGTTAAAGCCTCTAAAAAATAGAGTTACAAAACCAAAAAATATTTTATTCCCAAGATTTGTTGAAACGCATTCGCATTTTGATAAATCTTTTACATGGGCAGATTTTCCTAACCTGGAATCAAACTATGGAGGAGCATTATCAATAAATCTTGAAGAACATAAAACTAGAACTACAGATAAGGTTCTAGAGAGAGTTGAGAAATCATTAAAACTTGCTATAAAAAATGGATACCGAGCTATTAGAAGTCATATTGATACATACAAAAGTCAATCAATTAATATTTGGATTGAACTTTTCAAATTACAAAAAAAGTTTGCATCTGAGTTGACTTTACAATTCGTTGCTCTAGCCCCATTGGAATTTTGGGATACTTCTAATGGAGAAGAGTTGGCAAAAATATTTTCATCTTATGGAGGCATTTTAGGAGGTGTTATTGTGCCCCCTTTCAATAAAAAAGATACAAGCAAATTTCTCGCAAAGATGCTTCTTCTTGCGAGTAAATATAAATTAGAAATTGATTTGCATATAGATGAATCGATCATTGAGCCTGGAGCAGGTATAAAAGTTTTATTAGAGACAATCGAAAATTTAAATATTAATAATATTCCAATTACTTGTAGTCATTTGAGTAGTCTTATTTCTCTAAGTCATAGAGAGATTTTAAATTTAGGAGAAAAAATGGCTGAGAAAAATATTAAAGTTATTGCTTTACCCCTAACAAATTTTTGGCTGCTCAATCGAAGTAATAAAACTACCTCATTAAAAAGACCAGTTGCGCCAATAAAGCAATTACAAAAATCACACGTTGATGTATCTATAGGGAGTGATAATGTTCAAGATCCCTGGTACCCATTTGGTAATTTCGATCCTTTTTATATGTTGTCTTGCTCGATACCTATGCTTCAACTAAATCCCTGGGAGAGAATGACTCTATCTTCTGTTTTTTTAGCTCCAAGCAGATTATTAAACTTAAAATGGGATGGTTTAATTAAAAAGGGTTGCCCTGCTGACTTTGTAATTTTAGATGCACAAAGATGGGCGGATGTTTTTTCTAGTACCTTAAAGAGAAAAGTGTTTATAAAAGGCGATTTATATTGCTAA
- a CDS encoding bifunctional folylpolyglutamate synthase/dihydrofolate synthase, protein MKNANLKIFELLSPKYERDNMKLGLSRIKKALQELDNPCKNIPAIQIIGTNGKGSIAAYLESILFEANKNFGVTTSPHLFDVCERIRVNKKNINKIEFEKIYSLIEKNLSIYELTPFEKIICCALNFFDNEKVELLILEAGLGGRLDATTAHKSRPIIAIGNIGLDHKEFLGDTIQKITKEKLAVIEKNSIVISCAQNSQVENLITKKVEEVGAEIIWKDSISNSYELGLKGIFQKQNASVAVGAIEALNNLGFNIKEKYISEGLKKTTWNGRLEIINYLNKKILVDCAHNYPAAKALSNERSNWENEDKGIYWILGVQRQKDIYAILKILLKKNDHLLLVPVPNQPSWKLNDLSQIKEIDFQNIIEFEKFEFAIEYLFTLKNWPPNHPVLTGSIFLVAEFIKFANKQKC, encoded by the coding sequence TTGAAAAATGCAAATTTAAAAATTTTTGAATTATTATCACCCAAATATGAAAGGGATAATATGAAGTTAGGTTTATCAAGAATTAAAAAAGCACTTCAAGAACTTGATAATCCTTGCAAGAATATCCCTGCAATACAAATTATTGGAACCAATGGGAAAGGATCAATCGCGGCATATTTAGAAAGTATACTTTTTGAAGCTAACAAAAATTTTGGCGTAACTACATCTCCTCATCTTTTTGATGTATGTGAGAGGATTAGAGTTAATAAGAAAAATATTAACAAAATTGAATTTGAAAAAATCTATAGCTTAATAGAAAAAAATCTTTCAATATATGAATTAACTCCTTTTGAAAAAATCATTTGCTGCGCACTAAATTTTTTTGACAATGAAAAAGTTGAATTACTCATTCTTGAAGCTGGCTTAGGGGGACGATTAGACGCGACAACCGCCCATAAATCTAGACCAATAATTGCTATTGGGAATATTGGCTTAGACCATAAAGAATTTCTTGGAGATACGATTCAAAAAATTACCAAGGAAAAATTAGCAGTTATTGAAAAAAATTCAATTGTCATCTCGTGCGCCCAAAACAGTCAAGTTGAAAATTTAATAACCAAAAAAGTTGAAGAAGTTGGAGCAGAAATTATCTGGAAAGATTCAATTTCAAACAGCTATGAGCTTGGATTAAAAGGAATTTTCCAAAAGCAAAATGCTTCAGTCGCCGTTGGTGCAATTGAAGCACTTAATAATTTGGGATTTAATATTAAAGAAAAATATATATCTGAAGGTCTTAAAAAGACAACTTGGAACGGAAGGCTAGAAATAATAAATTATTTAAACAAAAAAATTCTTGTAGATTGTGCGCATAATTATCCTGCTGCAAAAGCACTCTCTAATGAGCGAAGCAATTGGGAGAATGAAGATAAAGGAATTTATTGGATTTTAGGTGTCCAAAGACAAAAAGATATTTACGCAATATTAAAAATACTTCTAAAGAAAAATGATCACTTATTACTTGTGCCAGTTCCAAACCAACCTAGTTGGAAATTAAACGATCTCTCTCAAATTAAAGAGATTGACTTTCAAAACATAATTGAGTTTGAGAAATTTGAATTTGCCATTGAGTATTTATTTACCCTTAAAAACTGGCCCCCCAATCATCCTGTTTTAACAGGTTCTATTTTTTTAGTAGCTGAATTTATTAAATTTGCAAATAAACAGAAATGTTAA